One part of the Streptomyces lienomycini genome encodes these proteins:
- a CDS encoding TetR/AcrR family transcriptional regulator produces the protein MRRTPATRRRGAELEEAILRAAADVLTESGVPALTMDEVARRAGTNKNTLYRRWPHRVALGVAAYRRLAATGTVLPDTGSLRGDTLEMLRRANSTWSSPYGEILRGLIAAAGSTPELLAELRDPAAESAHEAAWLTLLGRAVARGDAAPEALHPRVAYTPMALLRNEYVTLGVPTVPDAVLAEIVDEVFLPLVRGRSPRGSASAPQGPRQS, from the coding sequence GTGCGACGGACCCCGGCGACGCGGCGACGCGGGGCCGAGCTGGAGGAGGCCATCCTGCGAGCGGCCGCCGATGTGCTGACGGAGTCCGGCGTCCCGGCGCTGACGATGGACGAGGTGGCCCGGCGGGCCGGGACGAACAAGAACACGCTGTACCGGCGCTGGCCCCACCGCGTCGCGCTCGGCGTGGCGGCGTACCGCCGGCTGGCCGCGACCGGGACCGTGCTGCCGGACACCGGCTCGCTGCGCGGCGACACCCTGGAGATGCTGCGGCGCGCGAACAGCACCTGGTCGTCACCGTACGGGGAGATCCTGCGCGGTCTGATCGCGGCGGCCGGCAGCACTCCCGAGCTGCTGGCCGAACTGCGTGACCCGGCGGCGGAGAGCGCGCACGAGGCGGCGTGGCTGACCCTCCTCGGGCGGGCGGTCGCCCGCGGAGACGCCGCACCCGAGGCACTGCACCCCCGAGTCGCGTACACGCCCATGGCGCTGCTGCGCAACGAGTACGTGACGCTCGGGGTCCCGACTGTGCCCGACGCCGTCCTCGCCGAGATCGTCGACGAGGTCTTCCTGCCCCTGGTCCGTGGACGGAGCCCGCGCGGGAGCGCATCGGCCCCGCAGGGCCCGCGCCAGTCGTGA
- a CDS encoding TetR/AcrR family transcriptional regulator, translating to MRADARRNAEKLRAAAAELFQERGLHVPLKEIARRAGVSHGTLYNLFGTREALIDEVVADRATRRLNEVAQQALAIDDAWDGFAHYVEKLCELQATDPAVADVVGGRCPGAERLMAVCGQSMDAARRIVGRAHEAGVLRPDFTDADLVFAFAANNLLARATAAAAPNAWRRQVAYLLDGLRTEAARTPLPASRLTRRQVEDALGGLPGKG from the coding sequence ATGCGAGCCGACGCGCGACGGAACGCGGAGAAGCTGCGAGCAGCCGCCGCCGAACTGTTCCAGGAGCGCGGCCTGCACGTGCCGCTCAAGGAGATCGCCAGGCGGGCCGGCGTGAGCCATGGCACGCTCTACAACCTCTTCGGCACGCGTGAGGCCCTCATCGACGAGGTGGTGGCCGACCGTGCCACGCGCCGCCTGAACGAGGTCGCCCAGCAGGCCCTTGCCATCGACGACGCCTGGGACGGGTTCGCGCACTACGTCGAGAAGCTCTGCGAACTCCAGGCGACCGACCCCGCCGTCGCCGACGTGGTCGGTGGGCGCTGTCCGGGCGCGGAGCGACTGATGGCCGTCTGCGGCCAGAGCATGGACGCGGCACGGCGGATCGTCGGGAGGGCCCACGAAGCCGGCGTCCTGCGCCCCGACTTCACCGATGCGGACCTGGTGTTCGCCTTCGCCGCCAACAACCTGCTGGCCCGCGCCACCGCCGCGGCCGCCCCGAACGCCTGGCGCCGCCAGGTCGCCTACCTCCTGGACGGGCTGCGCACCGAGGCCGCCCGCACGCCCCTGCCCGCGAGCCGGCTGACGCGCCGTCAGGTCGAGGACGCCCTCGGGGGACTGCCCGGCAAGGGGTGA
- a CDS encoding helix-turn-helix transcriptional regulator, giving the protein MTPTNRELADFLKRSRAQCDPEHAGLPPDGRVRRVPGLRREEVARLAGVSADYYARLEQGRSVNPSPAVVEAVGQALGLDEAGLAHLRDLVGVTATRPASRTPGVQRLRPGLHRLLDSLDTAVPALVLGRQSAVLGANRMARALFADFDAMPAVERNYTRWLFLDQDARDLFVDWDVQARAAVENLRLDAVRESDRQATQALITELRKRSDDFDRWWQQHRVHQRTHGSKRLRHPLVGDLTVEYETLSLPGDGETTLFLYTAAPRSASAEALGLLASWTLAGPSPAPRQPRD; this is encoded by the coding sequence ATGACCCCCACCAACCGTGAGCTGGCGGACTTCCTCAAGCGCTCCCGCGCCCAGTGCGATCCCGAGCACGCCGGGCTGCCGCCGGACGGGCGGGTCCGGCGCGTGCCCGGCCTGCGGCGGGAGGAAGTCGCCCGCCTGGCGGGTGTGTCCGCCGACTACTACGCCCGCCTCGAACAGGGCCGCTCCGTCAACCCGTCCCCTGCCGTGGTCGAAGCCGTCGGGCAGGCCCTGGGACTGGACGAGGCGGGCCTTGCCCATCTCAGGGACCTCGTCGGCGTCACCGCCACCCGCCCCGCGTCGCGCACACCCGGCGTCCAGCGTCTGCGCCCCGGGCTCCACCGGCTGCTGGATTCCCTGGACACCGCTGTCCCCGCCCTCGTCCTGGGGCGGCAGTCCGCAGTCCTGGGGGCGAACCGGATGGCCAGAGCCCTGTTCGCGGACTTCGACGCCATGCCTGCCGTCGAGCGCAACTACACCCGCTGGCTCTTCCTCGATCAGGACGCGCGCGACCTCTTCGTCGACTGGGACGTCCAGGCCCGCGCCGCGGTGGAGAACCTGCGTCTGGACGCGGTGCGCGAATCGGACCGGCAGGCCACACAGGCGCTCATCACGGAGCTGAGGAAGCGGAGCGACGACTTCGACCGCTGGTGGCAGCAGCACCGCGTGCACCAGCGCACCCATGGTTCCAAGCGGCTCCGGCACCCCCTGGTCGGTGACCTCACCGTGGAGTACGAAACCCTCTCGCTCCCCGGCGACGGCGAGACCACCCTGTTCCTCTACACCGCCGCACCTCGGTCGGCGTCCGCCGAGGCGCTGGGCCTGCTGGCCTCATGGACGCTGGCGGGGCCTTCGCCGGCTCCCAGGCAGCCGCGCGACTGA
- a CDS encoding SDR family NAD(P)-dependent oxidoreductase — protein sequence MSATTTPPTWFVTGASRGIGLELVRQLLARGSNVAATTRSAERLVNALGSTADTGRLLALTVDLTDEAEVRSAVDRTTERFGRLDVVVNNAGYGYLAAVEETSATAVRDMLDVQVGGVWNVLRAALPVLREQRAGRVINVSSILGLTTMPGWALYCAGKFALEGLSEALAAEVAEFGIKVTVVEPGYFRTSFLTSDSLVLPGETTEHYPAVRAMVEDHLKLQGHQLGDPVKGAAAIIEHAGIEDGPLRQLLGSDAHAFATAKVDALRANLDATAASAPATDFPKG from the coding sequence ATGTCTGCCACCACCACTCCCCCCACCTGGTTCGTCACCGGCGCCTCCCGCGGCATCGGGCTGGAGCTGGTCCGGCAGCTGCTCGCCCGGGGCAGCAACGTCGCCGCCACCACCCGCTCCGCCGAGCGCCTGGTGAACGCGCTGGGCAGCACCGCCGACACCGGCCGGCTCCTCGCACTGACCGTGGACCTGACGGACGAGGCCGAGGTCAGGAGCGCCGTCGACCGGACCACCGAGCGATTCGGCCGACTCGACGTCGTCGTCAACAACGCGGGCTACGGCTACCTCGCGGCCGTCGAGGAGACCAGCGCCACGGCCGTACGGGACATGCTCGACGTCCAGGTCGGCGGGGTGTGGAACGTGCTGCGCGCGGCGCTGCCGGTCCTGCGTGAACAGCGCGCGGGCCGCGTCATCAACGTCTCCTCGATCCTGGGCCTGACCACGATGCCCGGCTGGGCCCTGTACTGCGCGGGCAAGTTCGCGCTCGAGGGGCTGAGCGAGGCGCTCGCCGCCGAGGTCGCGGAGTTCGGCATCAAGGTCACCGTCGTCGAGCCCGGTTACTTCCGCACCTCCTTCCTCACCTCGGACTCGCTGGTCCTGCCCGGCGAGACCACGGAGCACTACCCGGCCGTGCGGGCCATGGTGGAGGATCACCTCAAGCTCCAGGGCCACCAGCTCGGCGACCCGGTCAAGGGGGCCGCCGCCATCATCGAGCACGCCGGAATCGAGGACGGCCCCCTGCGCCAACTGCTGGGCTCCGACGCGCACGCCTTCGCCACCGCCAAGGTCGACGCCCTGCGGGCGAACCTCGACGCCACCGCCGCCTCCGCCCCCGCCACCGACTTCCCCAAGGGCTGA
- a CDS encoding SDR family NAD(P)-dependent oxidoreductase: MSKVIAVFGAGTGLGASVARRFGREGMRVALVARRRERVDALAEQLAADGIEAAGFTADLGRPAEVSALIDSIRERFGRIDVIEYGPFSTEQSLTPAARTDAAVLEKGLSLFLLTPVEVVRAMLPEWTERGDGAFLLTTGVTAVHPVPGLSGPAPLGAAARNYLYSLHGELAGAGIYAGTLSVGATIARSEMSALLAGAGTSGSTGGFPVVDPDELAEQYWDMYTRRDRIEQLHPQP; encoded by the coding sequence ATGTCCAAAGTGATCGCCGTCTTCGGGGCGGGCACCGGCCTCGGCGCCTCCGTCGCCCGCCGCTTCGGCCGCGAGGGCATGCGCGTCGCCCTGGTGGCGCGGCGCCGCGAACGTGTGGACGCCCTTGCCGAGCAGTTGGCCGCGGACGGCATCGAAGCGGCCGGTTTCACCGCCGACCTGGGCCGGCCCGCCGAGGTGTCGGCGCTGATCGACAGCATCCGCGAGCGCTTCGGCCGTATCGACGTGATCGAGTACGGGCCGTTCAGCACCGAGCAGAGCCTCACCCCGGCCGCCCGGACGGACGCCGCCGTGCTGGAGAAGGGCCTGTCCCTGTTCCTGCTGACGCCCGTGGAGGTGGTGCGCGCGATGCTGCCGGAATGGACCGAGCGGGGAGACGGCGCCTTCCTCCTGACCACCGGCGTCACGGCCGTCCACCCCGTGCCGGGACTGAGCGGGCCCGCTCCCCTCGGCGCCGCCGCCCGCAACTACCTCTACTCCCTCCACGGCGAACTCGCCGGCGCGGGCATCTACGCCGGGACCCTCTCCGTCGGCGCGACGATCGCCCGCAGCGAGATGAGCGCACTTCTCGCCGGGGCCGGGACCTCGGGATCGACCGGTGGGTTCCCGGTCGTCGACCCCGACGAACTCGCCGAGCAGTACTGGGACATGTACACCAGGCGCGACCGGATCGAGCAGCTTCACCCGCAGCCCTGA
- a CDS encoding ABC transporter substrate-binding protein, translating into MAINHVWSQAIKRRTKEFEEKTGRRVSMTLLTADQLSSSYNVKLNASGTDVDVMMVRALQEQLLFAHNDWLADLTDRVEGDREFAWADFQKAPREASVTAGRVLSVPVVTERPTLYYRKDLVDGPPRTLDALMSGALELTDGKKGFYGYVGRGQRSGAVSQWSSFLYSHGGDFLVDGTSGIGSRQALAAYEYYGDLLGRAGPPGATNMSLEQAMPIFAQGKAAFYIDADAIYSSFLDPKVATQGVRESVGFAPFPAGPAGAKPHNIPSWSLGINKFSLLRDEAWEFIRWAAGPAMSAALQSDGIPGARSSVWADPRTLASFPADLAESMRVNAERGLGYDRPRVLQVGRARDIVGRPLVAGILGESVRPVARDADAEFADFLVRDNRHKES; encoded by the coding sequence ATGGCGATCAACCACGTGTGGTCGCAGGCGATCAAGCGACGGACGAAGGAGTTCGAGGAGAAGACCGGGCGCCGGGTCTCGATGACCCTGCTCACCGCGGACCAGCTGTCGAGCAGTTACAACGTCAAGCTCAACGCCTCCGGCACCGACGTGGACGTCATGATGGTCCGCGCCCTCCAGGAGCAGCTGCTCTTCGCACACAACGACTGGCTGGCCGACCTCACCGACCGGGTCGAGGGCGACCGGGAGTTCGCCTGGGCGGACTTCCAGAAGGCACCGCGCGAGGCTTCCGTGACGGCCGGCAGGGTGCTGAGCGTCCCGGTGGTGACCGAACGCCCCACGCTGTACTACCGCAAGGACCTCGTCGACGGCCCGCCACGCACCCTGGACGCGCTGATGTCCGGCGCACTGGAACTCACGGACGGGAAGAAGGGGTTCTACGGGTACGTCGGCCGGGGCCAGCGCAGCGGCGCCGTCTCCCAGTGGTCCAGCTTCCTGTACTCGCACGGCGGCGACTTCCTCGTCGACGGCACCTCGGGCATCGGCAGCCGCCAGGCCCTGGCCGCCTACGAGTACTACGGCGATCTGCTCGGCCGGGCCGGCCCGCCCGGCGCCACCAACATGAGCCTCGAACAGGCCATGCCGATCTTCGCGCAGGGCAAGGCCGCCTTCTACATCGACGCCGACGCGATCTACAGCAGCTTCCTCGATCCGAAGGTCGCCACCCAGGGCGTACGGGAGTCCGTCGGCTTCGCACCCTTCCCCGCGGGCCCGGCCGGCGCCAAGCCGCACAACATCCCGTCCTGGAGCCTCGGCATCAACAAGTTCTCCCTGCTGCGCGACGAGGCGTGGGAGTTCATCAGGTGGGCCGCGGGACCCGCCATGTCCGCCGCCCTCCAGTCGGACGGCATCCCCGGCGCCCGCAGCTCCGTCTGGGCCGACCCGCGCACTCTCGCGTCCTTCCCGGCAGACCTCGCCGAGTCGATGCGGGTCAACGCCGAACGCGGGCTCGGCTACGACCGGCCTCGGGTCCTCCAGGTCGGCCGGGCCCGGGACATCGTCGGGCGTCCACTGGTCGCGGGGATTCTCGGCGAGTCCGTACGGCCCGTCGCGCGCGACGCCGACGCGGAGTTCGCCGATTTCCTCGTCCGCGACAACCGCCACAAGGAGTCCTGA
- a CDS encoding Lrp/AsnC family transcriptional regulator has translation MLDTLDSHILHALHITPRAPFRLVGEVVGASEQTVARRYRTMRRTGTVRVVGLVDPAVQGLAASVVRISLRPDRIDACAEALTRLPEVSFAHISFGGSEIVCSMATPHEGRMPEVLRQLARTPGVLEIDTRMTLHTYSPPGADWRRLGPSLPEEAVRSLRAHHPPATTPQGPPVEPHEEDAALLAALAEDGRASQATLADRTGWTTGRVARRLEVLERSGTLFYDVDLALEKLGYPFSAAVWLNTSPARLHETGSAVAALPRVVFACATTGDQNLMAIVMCTDTTDFYDWLSRHLATVPGVTGYTVSVRLRTLKKAASLVYQGRLIAPPR, from the coding sequence ATGCTCGACACCCTGGACAGCCATATCCTCCATGCGCTGCACATCACACCCCGGGCGCCGTTCCGGCTGGTCGGAGAGGTGGTGGGAGCCTCGGAACAGACCGTCGCGCGCCGCTACCGGACCATGCGCCGCACCGGGACGGTGCGGGTGGTGGGCCTCGTCGACCCGGCGGTGCAGGGCCTGGCGGCGAGCGTGGTCCGGATCTCGCTGCGCCCCGACCGGATCGACGCGTGCGCCGAGGCGCTGACACGGCTTCCCGAGGTCTCCTTCGCGCACATCTCCTTCGGCGGCTCGGAGATCGTGTGCTCGATGGCGACACCCCACGAGGGGCGGATGCCGGAAGTGCTGCGCCAACTCGCCCGCACCCCGGGGGTCCTGGAGATCGACACCCGGATGACGCTGCACACCTACTCCCCGCCGGGCGCCGACTGGAGGCGGCTCGGCCCTTCGCTCCCCGAGGAGGCGGTGCGGTCCCTGCGCGCGCACCACCCGCCCGCGACGACACCGCAGGGCCCGCCGGTCGAACCGCACGAGGAGGACGCCGCGCTGCTCGCCGCGCTCGCCGAGGACGGCCGGGCGAGCCAGGCCACGCTCGCCGACCGCACCGGTTGGACCACGGGACGGGTCGCGCGACGACTGGAGGTGCTGGAGCGCTCGGGCACCCTGTTCTACGACGTGGACCTGGCCCTGGAGAAACTGGGCTACCCCTTCAGCGCCGCGGTCTGGCTGAACACCTCCCCCGCACGACTGCACGAAACGGGCTCGGCCGTGGCCGCGCTCCCCCGGGTCGTCTTCGCCTGTGCCACGACCGGGGACCAGAACCTGATGGCGATCGTCATGTGCACGGACACCACGGACTTCTACGACTGGCTCAGCCGCCACCTGGCGACCGTGCCCGGGGTCACCGGATACACGGTCAGCGTCCGCCTGCGCACCCTCAAGAAGGCCGCCTCGCTCGTCTACCAGGGACGCCTGATCGCACCGCCCCGGTGA
- a CDS encoding FadR/GntR family transcriptional regulator gives MQSSAPSPSSDSAQPGRRTEPAERGLLTERIARQLEHEIRSGEIAVGAKLPSERELAAQFGSSRNVVREVLRRLEAQRLIEVAPGRGSFVREQGSGQAREYDSLYRAGRPTVRQLIEARLPLEVEMVRLATGRATDDDIAVMRRACEALESATDVVVKAQADMEFHDAIAVASKNPVLRIMLSSISGMMFEMMLRSNSDPSIGEPGVPHHPEIFEAIEAGDEDLAATRMREHLMLGLRTYGADLDVQVDIMARNHIETLLGQAEARRAGSGRAVT, from the coding sequence ATGCAGTCGTCCGCTCCCTCTCCCTCGTCGGATTCCGCGCAGCCGGGTCGTCGCACCGAACCCGCTGAGCGCGGTCTGCTGACGGAGCGGATCGCGCGCCAGTTGGAGCACGAGATCCGCTCCGGTGAGATCGCGGTGGGGGCCAAGCTGCCTTCCGAGCGCGAACTGGCGGCCCAGTTCGGTTCCAGTCGCAATGTCGTGCGCGAGGTGCTGAGGCGGCTGGAGGCGCAACGCCTCATCGAGGTCGCGCCGGGGCGTGGTTCCTTCGTCCGGGAGCAGGGTTCGGGGCAGGCCAGGGAGTACGACTCGCTCTATCGCGCCGGTCGCCCGACGGTCCGTCAACTCATCGAGGCGCGGCTTCCGTTGGAGGTCGAGATGGTCCGGCTGGCGACCGGGCGGGCCACGGACGACGACATCGCCGTGATGCGACGCGCGTGCGAGGCCCTGGAGTCGGCCACGGACGTCGTGGTCAAGGCGCAGGCCGACATGGAGTTCCACGACGCGATCGCGGTGGCGAGCAAGAATCCCGTGCTGCGGATCATGCTGTCGTCGATCAGCGGGATGATGTTCGAGATGATGCTGCGCTCCAACTCGGACCCCTCGATCGGGGAGCCCGGAGTACCGCACCACCCGGAGATCTTCGAGGCGATCGAGGCGGGCGACGAGGACCTCGCGGCGACGCGGATGCGGGAGCACCTCATGCTCGGCCTGCGTACCTACGGGGCGGACCTCGACGTCCAGGTGGACATCATGGCGCGCAACCACATCGAGACCCTGCTGGGGCAGGCGGAGGCCCGGCGGGCGGGCAGCGGCAGAGCGGTCACGTAG